Part of the Rhodococcus sp. OK302 genome is shown below.
GTGACGCTTCTCATGGGCGCCGACGCGACGGACGGTTTGGCGGGGCAGTTGCAGGGGCACGTCGAGGCCACGTATCCCGGCGTTGACGTGCTTGTTTATCAGGGTGATCAGCCCGGAGACCTGTTCCAACTCGGCGTCGAGTGATTTTCTCTGTCGGTGGCAACTGGTAGATGAAGACCTGTGTTTATCGACAACCTGCGGAGGAATTGATGGCGACGCTTGCCGACGGGCTCGATCAGCTGCTCGGAAAGAAGACTGCGGACGCACTGGCCGAGGCCTTCGAGATCCGCACGGTCGAGGACTTGCTGCGCCACTATCCACATCGCTACGCGTCGGCAGGCAAGGGCCTGGCCGACAAGGAACCGCCGGAAGGTGAGCACCTCACGATCATCGCGCGGGTGGCGTCCGCGACGGTAGTGAACATGAAGAACCGGACCGGGCAGATGCTCAAGGTCTCGCTCACGACGGATACGCAGACGGTGGACGTCACCTTCTTCAACCCGTACAAGGTGAAACATGCCATCAAGCCGGGTGTGCGAGCGATGTTCTCGGGCACGGTCAAGTATTTCCGAAATAGTTGGAGCCTGACGCATCCCAGCTATCTGATTCTTCCGGAACCTCGTGCGGGGGAAGAAGATTCGGTTGTCCCGCTGAAGTCGGTCAAGGGTGCCGGCGACCTTGCGGGCCTGGCCCGGGCAAGTTCGGGTCCGGGTGCCGAACTCGACTATTCGATCTTCGAACGTGATTTCATCCCGCTGTATCCGGCAACCCGCGAGGTCGAGAGTTGGACGATCATGCGGTGCGTCCGGCAGATCCTCGATCAACTCGATCCGATTCCGGAACCACTGCCCTCCGACACTCTTGCCGAACACAAGTTCGTCGGTTTGGACGAGGCGCTGCGGACGGTGCATCTGCCGGATACCAAGGAAGACATCGAACGTGCGCGGGAGCGCCTGCGATTCGACGAAGCACTGTCGTTGCAGTTGGTTCTCGCGATGCGCCGACACGACAATTCCGAGCGGGTGGCACCGGCGTGTACGCCTGTCGCCGGCGGTATCGCCGAACAATTCGAGGAGATGCTTCCGTTTACTCTGACGGAGGGGCAGCAAGCGGTCGCGGCGGAAATCTCGGCAGACCTTGCCCGGACGCAGCCGATGAGCAGACTCCTGCAAGGCGAGGTGGGCTCCGGCAAGACAATCGTCGCGCTACGCGCAATGCTCCAGGCCGTCGACGCGGGGTATCAGTGTGCGCTGCTCGCGCCGACGGAGGTGCTGGCCAACCAGCACGCGCGGTCCCTGCGCGCAATGATGGGGCCGCTCGCCACCGGCGGCGAGCTGGGCAGCGCCGAGCACTCCACCCGCATCGCCCTGCTCACCGGCTCACTTCCGGTCGCGGCCAAACGCGCCGCGCTACTCGACGCCGTGACG
Proteins encoded:
- the recG gene encoding ATP-dependent DNA helicase RecG, producing MATLADGLDQLLGKKTADALAEAFEIRTVEDLLRHYPHRYASAGKGLADKEPPEGEHLTIIARVASATVVNMKNRTGQMLKVSLTTDTQTVDVTFFNPYKVKHAIKPGVRAMFSGTVKYFRNSWSLTHPSYLILPEPRAGEEDSVVPLKSVKGAGDLAGLARASSGPGAELDYSIFERDFIPLYPATREVESWTIMRCVRQILDQLDPIPEPLPSDTLAEHKFVGLDEALRTVHLPDTKEDIERARERLRFDEALSLQLVLAMRRHDNSERVAPACTPVAGGIAEQFEEMLPFTLTEGQQAVAAEISADLARTQPMSRLLQGEVGSGKTIVALRAMLQAVDAGYQCALLAPTEVLANQHARSLRAMMGPLATGGELGSAEHSTRIALLTGSLPVAAKRAALLDAVTGDAGIVIGTHALIQDSVEFFNLGMVVVDEQHRFGVEQRDQLRSRAREGLSPHLLVMTATPIPRTIAMTVLGDLEVSTLRELPRGRTPIKSSVVPAKQKPQWVDRAWERIREDVADGRQAYVVCSRIGDGEQAVGEDQFTEEKQPETKSAVDVFEELSSGPMADLRVGLLHGRLPSDEKDVVMSAFNVGDIDVLVCTTVVEVGVDVPNATVMVIVDAERFGVSQLHQLRGRVGRGKHQGLCILVTGSSPGGPAYARLSAVAATNDGFELAQLDLATRREGDILGAAQSGTTSNLRLLSLIAHGDILESAREFASGIIERDPTLDAHPALASMVTAALDSDRIEYLEKS